One stretch of Clavibacter michiganensis DNA includes these proteins:
- a CDS encoding ABC transporter substrate-binding protein, which produces MSACAGGGGGAAPTEFTVLGNVENEVVPKTLQTLAEGACKTQQAAMPLKVDTVPQTNLNQQVQLLAGQGGLPVMYAVDTSELTLQLKEAGSGADFSTLFDDLGVSDKIEPAARSTVESLYDGDFVVLPTEYNIEGVWYNKAQFQEKGIAVPETWDDLKAAAATFESDGVVPFSASGEQGWPLTRLIGNYIERDLGPDALQKVKDGDAKLTDPEYVAAAQEVADLGAAGYFGEGVGSIDYDTSLNQFLNGSSPMIYMGSWLLSNIADPEANKVGEENIGFLPFPDVDGGAGDSSQLVANVGLPFTINESALNDDSRAWVKCITENYGTVALQDSSRISGFTVDGDVPTSPLTTEVRDLISSTDTTVPWFEAYFSAQATTTSQQNAAQLVTGAITAEQFMTLVQGDLD; this is translated from the coding sequence TTGTCCGCGTGCGCCGGCGGCGGAGGGGGCGCCGCTCCCACGGAGTTCACCGTCCTCGGCAACGTCGAGAACGAGGTCGTCCCTAAAACCCTTCAGACGCTCGCCGAGGGTGCGTGCAAGACCCAGCAGGCGGCCATGCCGCTCAAGGTCGACACCGTGCCGCAGACGAACCTCAACCAGCAGGTCCAGCTCCTCGCCGGCCAGGGCGGGCTCCCCGTCATGTACGCCGTCGACACCAGCGAGCTCACCCTCCAGCTGAAGGAGGCCGGCAGCGGCGCCGACTTCAGTACCCTCTTCGACGACCTGGGTGTCTCCGACAAGATCGAGCCCGCGGCGCGATCCACCGTCGAGTCCCTCTACGACGGCGACTTCGTGGTGCTGCCGACCGAGTACAACATCGAGGGCGTCTGGTACAACAAGGCCCAGTTCCAGGAGAAGGGCATCGCGGTCCCCGAGACGTGGGACGACCTGAAGGCCGCTGCCGCGACCTTCGAGTCCGACGGCGTCGTGCCGTTCTCCGCCAGCGGCGAGCAGGGTTGGCCCCTCACCCGCCTCATCGGCAACTACATCGAGCGCGACCTCGGCCCCGATGCGCTGCAGAAGGTCAAGGACGGTGACGCGAAGCTCACCGATCCCGAGTACGTCGCCGCCGCTCAGGAGGTCGCCGACCTCGGTGCCGCCGGCTACTTCGGCGAGGGCGTCGGATCCATCGACTACGACACCTCTCTCAACCAGTTCCTCAACGGCAGCTCGCCCATGATCTACATGGGCAGCTGGTTGCTGAGCAACATCGCCGATCCGGAGGCCAACAAGGTCGGCGAGGAGAACATCGGCTTCCTGCCGTTCCCCGACGTCGACGGCGGCGCCGGCGACAGCAGCCAGCTCGTCGCCAACGTGGGCCTGCCCTTCACCATCAACGAGTCGGCGCTGAACGACGACAGCCGCGCCTGGGTGAAGTGCATCACCGAGAACTACGGCACGGTCGCCCTGCAGGACAGCAGCCGCATCTCCGGGTTCACGGTCGACGGCGACGTCCCCACGTCGCCGCTGACCACCGAGGTCCGCGACCTCATCTCCTCCACGGACACCACCGTCCCGTGGTTCGAGGCGTACTTCTCCGCGCAGGCGACCACGACCTCGCAGCAGAACGCCGCGCAGCTCGTGACCGGCGCCATCACGGCGGAGCAGTTCATGACGCTGGTCCAGGGCGACCTGGACTGA
- a CDS encoding carbohydrate ABC transporter permease — translation MNPLLGDRRSTLILVGPALLIYSVVMLVPIIVSIGYTFTSGNAIIGFQFSGIENYAELLSDTRVRDALLLTIRYAIVMTVLQVGFGYLLALTYVFVLRRWSSSVRTLVFFPVVLPTVAVALLFQQMFAIAPQNGLVNTFLNAIGLSSTDWFGDGGTAFLVIIVMDVWRSMGFYGVLLYAGLLDIPDEIFESARLDGASGFGLVRRIVLPLSLPVLISSLIFSINGTLKVFDSILALTNGGPGTSTSPLTIYMFDTAFRYGQYGYGSTVAFLLTIVSLAVTVVIFRANRRDTTKG, via the coding sequence ATGAACCCCCTCCTCGGAGACCGGCGATCGACCCTGATCCTCGTCGGACCCGCCCTGCTGATCTACAGCGTGGTGATGCTCGTCCCGATCATCGTCTCGATCGGGTACACCTTCACCTCCGGCAACGCCATCATCGGCTTCCAGTTCTCCGGCATCGAGAACTACGCCGAGCTCCTCTCCGACACCCGGGTCAGGGACGCCCTCCTGCTGACCATCCGGTACGCGATCGTGATGACCGTCCTCCAGGTCGGCTTCGGGTACCTCCTCGCGCTCACGTACGTGTTCGTCCTCCGCAGGTGGTCGAGCTCGGTGCGCACGCTCGTGTTCTTCCCCGTCGTCCTGCCCACGGTCGCGGTCGCGCTGCTCTTCCAGCAGATGTTCGCCATCGCCCCGCAGAACGGCCTCGTCAACACGTTCCTCAACGCCATCGGCCTGTCGTCCACCGACTGGTTCGGGGACGGGGGCACCGCGTTCCTCGTGATCATCGTCATGGACGTCTGGCGCTCGATGGGCTTCTACGGCGTGCTCCTCTACGCGGGCCTCCTCGACATCCCGGACGAGATCTTCGAGTCCGCGCGCCTCGACGGCGCCTCCGGCTTCGGCCTCGTCCGGCGCATCGTCCTGCCGCTCTCGCTGCCCGTGCTGATCTCCTCGCTGATCTTCTCCATCAACGGGACGCTGAAGGTCTTCGACAGCATCCTCGCGCTGACCAACGGCGGCCCCGGCACCTCGACCAGCCCGCTGACGATCTACATGTTCGACACCGCCTTCCGCTACGGGCAGTACGGCTACGGATCGACGGTCGCCTTCCTCCTCACGATCGTCTCGCTCGCCGTGACGGTCGTCATCTTCCGCGCCAACCGACGCGACACCACGAAGGGCTGA
- a CDS encoding carbohydrate ABC transporter permease, whose amino-acid sequence MTTTAQPRIDAPRPATRPSRRPVSPRRVLGRIVSGALVAFLLVIVVGPLIWMVLGSFKTQTEFLENPVWMLPQQWNFDNYVFAWTTGNFAQYAFNSVVTVIPSLFLVLLLGSMAGFALEVLVWKGRGAILLTFLAGIMVPTQMILLPLFAAYFRTGLTGTLWPLIITYTATSLPLTVFLMATFFRAVPREVFEAATLDGASIIRSFFLVGLPMVRNALFTVGLVQFFMLWNDLLIALTFTNSGSLRTLQVGLLNFTGQFGSVQYGPLFAAICLNVIGILVIYLFLNKQVQKGLTAGAVKG is encoded by the coding sequence ATGACCACCACCGCACAGCCGCGCATCGACGCACCCCGTCCCGCCACCCGTCCCAGCCGCCGACCTGTGTCGCCGCGGCGGGTGCTCGGCCGCATCGTCAGCGGCGCCCTCGTCGCCTTCCTGCTCGTCATCGTCGTCGGACCGCTGATCTGGATGGTCCTCGGCTCCTTTAAGACCCAGACCGAGTTCCTCGAGAACCCCGTCTGGATGCTGCCGCAGCAATGGAACTTCGACAACTACGTCTTCGCCTGGACGACGGGCAACTTCGCGCAGTACGCGTTCAACTCCGTCGTCACGGTGATCCCGTCGCTCTTCCTCGTCCTGCTCCTCGGCTCGATGGCCGGGTTCGCGCTGGAGGTGCTGGTCTGGAAGGGCCGCGGCGCCATCCTGCTCACCTTCCTCGCCGGGATCATGGTGCCCACGCAGATGATCCTGCTGCCGCTGTTCGCCGCGTACTTCCGCACCGGGCTCACGGGAACTCTCTGGCCGCTGATCATCACCTACACCGCGACGAGTCTGCCGCTCACCGTGTTCCTGATGGCGACCTTCTTCCGCGCCGTCCCGCGCGAGGTGTTCGAGGCCGCGACCCTCGACGGGGCGAGCATCATCCGCTCGTTCTTCCTGGTCGGCCTGCCCATGGTGCGGAACGCCCTCTTCACGGTCGGGCTCGTGCAGTTCTTCATGCTCTGGAACGACCTCCTCATCGCCCTCACCTTCACCAACTCCGGCTCCCTGCGCACCCTGCAGGTCGGCCTCCTCAACTTCACCGGCCAGTTCGGCTCGGTGCAGTACGGCCCGCTCTTCGCGGCCATCTGCCTCAACGTGATCGGAATCCTCGTGATCTACCTCTTCCTCAACAAGCAGGTCCAGAAGGGCCTGACCGCCGGCGCGGTCAAGGGCTGA
- a CDS encoding glycoside hydrolase family 78 protein, with protein sequence MAHIDGPIRIEHLREPLGVGTPAPRLSWRTAAPDGWRQAAYEIELRRGTDEPLTAVVRSADQVLVPWPFPALASRDRVDLRIRLHGEDSTTGEWSAPTALETGLLQPSDWSAAPVGGSWPEGAGTDRRPSRVRRRFHVDAPIASARLHATAHGVFEAEINGTRVGDDVLAPGWTSYGSRLRYRTYDVTDLVAEGDNMIGAWLGDGWYRGRLGFNGGYHDLYGTDLSFIGQLEITLTDGTIQRIATDADWEAGPSPITFSGLYDGERYDQRLDDLAWSTPASAGREWAPVAVGARDPGTLVATEQPPVRRIEKLAPVDVRRTASGALLLDFGQNLVGRLRLTVDGPAGHVVTLRHAEVIQDGELYRRTLRIAAAEDSITLAGTGSVTWEPRFTIHGFRYAEITGAPNGFDASTVTALVCHTDMERTGWFASSDPELDRLHENVLWSTRGNFVDIPTDCPQRDERLGWTGDIQVFAPTASFLYDCSGMLGSWLQDLAIEQLPDGTVPWFIPRIPGGPSWEPIKPGAVWGDAAVLTPWVLYERFGDTGVLAQQYPSAKAWVDLIVSLAGPDRLWDEGFQLGDWLDPAAPPEDPADASTDRYLVATAYLAQSTLHLARTAEVLGLDDDAAHYARVADEVRDAFRRAYVLPDGTMTSDAQTAYSLAIEFGLVTGDAAERAGDRLAELVREAGNRIATGFAGTPLVTGALTSTGHADAAYDLLLERSCPSWLYTVGMGGTTIWERWDSMLPDGTVNPGEMTSFNHYALGAVADWMHGTIAGLAPAEPGWRRIRFAPRPGGGLRHASARHLSPYGSASSSWRIVGTTMHLTVTLPIGTSGDVLLPDGSTHIVGPGEHVFTAAVAEALVTA encoded by the coding sequence ATGGCGCACATCGACGGGCCCATCCGCATCGAGCACCTCCGGGAACCGCTCGGAGTCGGCACCCCGGCACCCCGCCTGAGCTGGCGCACCGCCGCGCCCGACGGCTGGCGACAGGCCGCCTACGAGATCGAGCTCCGCCGCGGCACCGACGAACCCCTGACCGCAGTCGTCCGCTCGGCCGACCAGGTCCTCGTGCCCTGGCCGTTCCCGGCGCTGGCCAGCCGCGATCGGGTCGACCTGCGGATCCGGCTCCACGGCGAGGACAGCACGACGGGGGAGTGGAGCGCACCGACGGCCCTCGAGACCGGGCTCCTCCAGCCGTCCGACTGGTCGGCCGCTCCCGTCGGCGGCAGCTGGCCGGAGGGGGCCGGCACCGACCGCCGCCCGTCACGCGTGCGCCGGCGCTTCCACGTGGACGCCCCCATCGCCTCCGCCCGCCTCCACGCCACCGCCCACGGCGTCTTCGAGGCCGAGATCAACGGCACACGCGTCGGCGACGACGTCCTCGCGCCCGGCTGGACCTCCTACGGATCACGTCTGCGCTACCGCACCTACGACGTCACCGACCTCGTGGCCGAGGGCGACAACATGATCGGTGCCTGGCTGGGCGACGGCTGGTACCGGGGCCGGCTCGGCTTCAACGGCGGCTACCACGACCTCTACGGCACCGACCTCTCGTTCATCGGACAGCTCGAGATCACCCTCACCGACGGCACCATCCAGCGCATCGCGACCGACGCCGACTGGGAGGCCGGCCCGAGCCCCATCACCTTCAGCGGCCTCTACGACGGGGAGCGCTACGACCAGCGCCTCGACGACCTCGCGTGGTCGACGCCCGCATCTGCCGGCAGGGAATGGGCGCCTGTAGCCGTCGGCGCGCGTGACCCCGGGACCCTCGTCGCGACGGAGCAGCCGCCCGTGCGCCGCATCGAGAAACTCGCCCCCGTGGACGTGCGCCGCACTGCATCCGGCGCGCTGCTCCTCGACTTCGGCCAGAACCTCGTCGGACGTCTCCGCCTCACGGTCGACGGCCCGGCCGGGCACGTCGTCACCCTCCGACACGCGGAGGTCATCCAGGATGGCGAGCTCTACCGCCGCACGCTGCGCATCGCGGCCGCCGAGGACAGCATCACCCTTGCCGGCACCGGCTCCGTGACCTGGGAGCCGCGCTTCACCATCCACGGGTTCCGCTACGCCGAGATCACCGGGGCGCCGAACGGCTTCGACGCCTCCACCGTGACCGCCCTCGTCTGCCACACCGACATGGAGCGCACCGGCTGGTTCGCGTCCTCCGACCCGGAGCTCGACCGCCTGCACGAGAACGTCCTCTGGAGCACGCGCGGCAACTTCGTCGACATCCCCACCGACTGCCCCCAGCGCGACGAGCGGCTCGGCTGGACCGGCGACATCCAGGTCTTCGCCCCGACGGCCTCCTTCCTCTACGACTGCTCCGGCATGCTCGGATCCTGGCTCCAGGACCTCGCCATCGAGCAGCTCCCCGACGGCACCGTCCCGTGGTTCATCCCGCGCATCCCAGGCGGACCCTCGTGGGAGCCCATCAAGCCCGGCGCCGTCTGGGGAGACGCCGCCGTCCTCACCCCCTGGGTCCTGTACGAGCGCTTCGGCGACACCGGCGTCCTCGCACAGCAGTACCCGTCCGCGAAGGCATGGGTCGACCTCATCGTCTCCCTGGCCGGCCCCGACCGGCTCTGGGACGAGGGCTTCCAACTCGGCGACTGGTTGGATCCGGCCGCGCCGCCCGAGGACCCGGCTGACGCCTCCACGGACCGCTACCTCGTGGCCACCGCGTACCTCGCGCAGTCGACGCTGCACCTCGCCCGTACCGCCGAGGTCCTCGGGCTCGACGACGACGCGGCGCACTACGCCCGCGTCGCCGATGAGGTGCGCGATGCGTTCCGGCGCGCGTACGTCCTGCCCGACGGGACCATGACGAGCGACGCGCAGACCGCGTACTCCCTCGCCATCGAGTTCGGCCTGGTCACGGGCGATGCCGCCGAGCGTGCGGGGGACCGGCTCGCCGAGCTCGTCCGCGAGGCCGGCAACCGCATTGCCACCGGCTTCGCCGGCACACCCCTCGTGACCGGCGCCCTCACCTCGACCGGCCACGCGGACGCGGCGTACGACCTCCTGCTCGAGCGCTCCTGCCCGTCCTGGCTCTACACGGTCGGCATGGGCGGCACCACCATCTGGGAGCGCTGGGACAGCATGCTGCCCGACGGCACCGTGAACCCCGGCGAGATGACGAGCTTCAACCACTACGCCCTCGGCGCCGTCGCCGACTGGATGCACGGCACCATCGCCGGGCTCGCCCCGGCCGAACCGGGTTGGCGACGCATCCGCTTCGCGCCGCGGCCCGGCGGCGGGCTCCGCCACGCGAGCGCCCGGCACCTCTCGCCGTACGGATCGGCGTCGTCCTCCTGGAGGATCGTCGGCACCACCATGCACCTCACCGTGACGCTACCCATCGGCACCAGCGGGGACGTCCTGCTGCCCGACGGGTCGACCCACATCGTCGGCCCCGGAGAGCACGTGTTCACCGCGGCCGTGGCGGAGGCCCTCGTCACCGCGTGA
- a CDS encoding glycoside hydrolase family 16 protein, with translation MNGSAASRAISRRTVTAGLLGGAATAALGPVQTARAAGEGDWVTVWEDGFGGGALDAGSWSAIVGGGQTDLRDQQYNDASMVMLDGQNLVLKARKEPTNGFAYRAGSITTRGKRVLGPHGRLTTRQYLTTGTGVGVGVCLFGEDIDAVGWPQCGEIDATEIALGRPGAPFGSIHGPGYSGASPISGTYTGPLDSLAGRWVEHTLEWSSSEITWAIDGQVYHSATPTDPRAAGGWPFDQPFFVQLVVTVGSWASGEVDLADWPVAADGVPEFSAVIDLIRFEQRSA, from the coding sequence ATGAACGGATCAGCGGCCTCTCGTGCCATCTCGCGTCGGACGGTCACGGCGGGCCTCCTGGGAGGAGCGGCCACCGCTGCTCTCGGCCCCGTGCAGACCGCCCGCGCCGCGGGCGAGGGCGACTGGGTCACCGTCTGGGAGGACGGCTTCGGCGGTGGCGCCCTCGACGCCGGGTCCTGGAGCGCCATCGTCGGCGGCGGGCAGACCGACCTCCGTGACCAGCAGTACAACGACGCGTCGATGGTGATGCTGGACGGGCAGAACCTCGTCCTCAAGGCGCGGAAGGAGCCCACGAACGGGTTCGCGTACCGCGCCGGGAGCATCACCACGCGCGGCAAGCGCGTCCTGGGACCGCATGGGCGCCTGACCACCCGGCAGTACCTCACGACAGGAACAGGCGTCGGGGTGGGCGTCTGCCTGTTCGGCGAGGACATCGACGCCGTCGGCTGGCCGCAGTGCGGGGAGATCGACGCCACGGAGATCGCCCTGGGCCGCCCCGGCGCCCCCTTCGGGTCGATCCACGGGCCGGGGTACTCCGGCGCGTCGCCCATCTCCGGGACCTACACCGGTCCGCTCGACTCCCTGGCCGGCCGCTGGGTCGAGCACACGCTCGAGTGGTCGTCGTCGGAGATCACCTGGGCCATCGACGGCCAGGTGTACCACTCCGCCACGCCCACGGATCCGCGCGCCGCGGGGGGCTGGCCGTTCGATCAGCCGTTCTTCGTGCAGCTGGTCGTCACGGTGGGGTCCTGGGCGAGCGGTGAGGTGGATCTGGCGGACTGGCCGGTCGCCGCCGACGGGGTGCCCGAGTTCAGCGCGGTCATCGACCTCATCCGCTTCGAGCAGCGGTCTGCCTGA
- a CDS encoding OmpL47-type beta-barrel domain-containing protein: MAIAVGSFALPAHPAVGATAAGPSVSVTYSSSDGSDELAKQDDLTFTPISGAGVTTIGVDPTMTGQTLDGIGGSLESSSVYNITQLSPTNRDAVMEALFDPRTGNRYDLMRLSFGCPDFCAEDFYTYDDLPEGEVDPELERFSIQKDIDAGIIDIAQQALRINPDVEFFASAWSPPAWMKENKSLNNGGSVLPEYYPALADYYRLAIAAYAEQGIPITAVTVANEPLVVPDYPSSSWTWEQERDFIPHLRQALDEVSPSTEIWIQDDNWWTTSQFENILKDPVVGPMVDGVGVHDYDDGDVTQATGIVDRYPGVEVRLTERSYYDVKGMDRLVQLFRNDVSSWTYWLTFLDEDGLPNAGPLDGDSFPQQIGAPHGDLDSYYLDRDYYLYAQFSRFLDNGAVRISSDPGSPSTVTNVVFRNPDGEHVAVVVNQTDYDQQFRIATFDGQAVDTIPAATVGTYTWTPANEELPRDGWTAGASLQEWGAASMLDGDAGTAWRNFTAQAAGQSITLDMGGRTPIDQLSLDSGTLEGGASSNDWPRGYEVTVSDDASSWSDPIATGRGTKRFTNIAFPTVDTRYVRVSLTAAAPAAYWSVAELHAFAGAPVDPSVTVTTDPAAPQGANGWFTDAPVRVSLELEQGSRAGTLEYAFGDVWSPYAGPITVDEDGAHALRYRVLRDGEEVPAAGGSVRVDIDRVAPVASAALDAPSRAVSISATDAGSGIAAVEYRVGDAGPWTPYSAPVPVGDGAATIGFRATDVAGLVSPVARIAVPSASAGVVQVSALSRCVGTKAYVTVTATNTSTAKSNITLRALSGKQQFWNVAPGRTVSYPVSSTKSSIAAGTASVTAVASAKGSVASTVTAAYAAISCK, translated from the coding sequence GTGGCCATCGCCGTGGGCTCGTTCGCCCTCCCTGCCCACCCCGCGGTCGGAGCCACGGCCGCCGGTCCGTCCGTGTCCGTCACCTACAGCTCGTCCGACGGGAGCGATGAGCTCGCGAAGCAGGACGACCTCACCTTCACGCCTATCAGCGGGGCCGGCGTCACGACCATCGGCGTCGATCCGACGATGACGGGCCAGACGTTGGACGGGATCGGTGGATCGCTCGAGTCGTCGAGCGTCTACAACATCACGCAGCTCTCGCCCACGAACCGGGACGCCGTCATGGAGGCCCTCTTCGATCCCCGCACCGGCAACCGGTACGACCTGATGCGACTGTCCTTCGGCTGCCCCGACTTCTGCGCCGAGGACTTCTACACCTACGACGACCTGCCCGAGGGTGAAGTCGACCCGGAGCTGGAGCGGTTCTCCATCCAGAAGGACATCGACGCGGGGATCATCGATATCGCCCAGCAGGCGCTCCGCATCAACCCGGACGTCGAGTTCTTCGCGTCGGCGTGGAGCCCGCCGGCGTGGATGAAGGAGAACAAGAGCCTGAACAACGGCGGTTCCGTGCTGCCCGAGTACTACCCGGCACTGGCCGACTACTACCGCCTCGCGATCGCGGCGTACGCGGAGCAGGGGATCCCGATCACGGCCGTGACGGTCGCCAACGAGCCGCTCGTCGTGCCGGACTACCCGTCGTCGTCGTGGACGTGGGAGCAGGAGCGGGACTTCATCCCGCATCTGCGCCAGGCCCTCGACGAGGTGTCGCCCTCCACCGAGATCTGGATCCAGGACGACAACTGGTGGACGACCTCGCAGTTCGAGAACATCCTCAAGGACCCGGTCGTCGGCCCGATGGTGGACGGCGTGGGCGTGCATGACTACGACGATGGCGACGTCACGCAGGCGACGGGCATCGTGGACCGGTACCCGGGGGTCGAGGTGCGCCTCACCGAGCGGTCGTACTACGACGTCAAGGGGATGGACCGCCTCGTGCAGCTGTTCCGCAACGACGTGAGCAGCTGGACGTACTGGCTGACCTTCCTCGACGAGGACGGCCTCCCGAACGCGGGTCCCCTGGACGGCGATTCGTTCCCGCAGCAGATCGGCGCACCGCACGGCGACCTCGACTCCTACTACCTCGATCGGGACTACTACCTCTACGCGCAGTTCTCGCGCTTCCTGGACAACGGGGCCGTCCGGATCAGCAGCGATCCCGGGTCGCCCAGCACCGTGACGAACGTGGTGTTCCGCAATCCCGATGGGGAGCACGTCGCTGTGGTCGTGAACCAGACGGACTACGACCAGCAGTTCCGGATCGCGACCTTCGACGGCCAGGCCGTGGACACGATCCCGGCGGCCACGGTCGGCACCTACACCTGGACCCCGGCGAACGAGGAGCTCCCCCGCGACGGGTGGACCGCCGGCGCCAGCCTGCAGGAGTGGGGCGCGGCCTCGATGCTCGACGGCGACGCCGGCACGGCGTGGCGGAACTTCACGGCGCAGGCCGCGGGTCAGAGCATCACGCTCGACATGGGCGGCCGCACGCCGATCGACCAGCTGAGCCTCGACTCGGGGACGCTCGAGGGCGGCGCCAGCTCCAACGACTGGCCGCGAGGCTACGAGGTGACCGTCTCCGACGACGCGTCCAGCTGGAGCGACCCCATCGCGACGGGCCGCGGCACGAAGCGGTTCACGAACATCGCGTTCCCGACGGTCGACACCCGGTACGTCCGGGTGAGCCTCACGGCTGCGGCGCCCGCCGCCTACTGGTCGGTCGCGGAACTGCATGCCTTCGCCGGAGCGCCGGTCGATCCGTCCGTCACAGTGACCACGGACCCGGCTGCGCCCCAGGGCGCGAACGGCTGGTTCACCGACGCCCCCGTGCGCGTGTCGCTTGAGCTCGAGCAGGGATCGCGAGCGGGGACGCTCGAGTACGCCTTCGGGGATGTCTGGTCCCCGTACGCGGGACCGATCACCGTGGACGAGGACGGAGCGCACGCCCTCAGGTACCGCGTCCTGCGTGACGGCGAGGAGGTCCCCGCGGCCGGCGGGTCCGTCCGGGTGGACATCGATCGCGTCGCGCCCGTCGCGTCCGCGGCCCTCGACGCGCCTTCTCGCGCGGTGTCGATCAGCGCCACGGACGCCGGTTCCGGCATCGCCGCGGTGGAGTACCGGGTCGGCGACGCGGGTCCGTGGACGCCGTACTCGGCGCCGGTCCCCGTCGGCGACGGGGCGGCCACGATCGGATTTCGGGCGACCGACGTCGCGGGGCTCGTCTCGCCCGTCGCTCGCATCGCCGTCCCGTCCGCGTCGGCGGGTGTCGTGCAGGTCTCCGCCCTCTCGAGATGCGTCGGTACGAAGGCGTACGTGACGGTCACCGCCACGAACACCTCTACGGCGAAGTCGAACATCACGCTGAGGGCCCTGAGCGGGAAGCAGCAGTTCTGGAACGTCGCCCCGGGACGGACCGTCTCCTACCCGGTCAGCTCCACGAAGTCGTCGATCGCCGCCGGAACAGCCTCCGTCACCGCAGTCGCCTCCGCCAAGGGGTCCGTAGCGTCGACCGTGACCGCGGCCTACGCGGCCATCAGCTGCAAGTAG